A single window of Colletotrichum higginsianum IMI 349063 chromosome 8, whole genome shotgun sequence DNA harbors:
- a CDS encoding UBX domain-containing protein produces the protein MDEAISNFVAITAATPEAARGFLEMTNNNIEQAIQLFFESPDLQNSFNSAPAATSSTAPPVPSSTRPNAGRQDERGVIHIDSDDDEDTAMTVDDMDDNFGHDDSDIAAHAQVEAIARNAQEEEDAAMAKRLQEELYGGGGVGGGGGGGGVGGGFGGGQDDVRSPIARTTETLVGGYEGDDGMDLDTIIRAQMRQREAARAARGGAANPFNHNLSIWDDDGPTPPQQPAQAASNEGGSRAQRLAELFRPPYDIMSRLDWDEARQEGKDEKKWILVNLQDMSDFNCQALNRDIWKDEAIRHLLEESFIFLQYDRTAMAAQQYINFYFHGHGHENPENYPHVAIIDPRTGEQVKVWSGRPFPSASDFHAQLAEFLDRYSLAANSKNPVVDQAAPRPKTIDVDRMTEEEMLEMALQNSLAASNGGSGSGSGSSSSKPTSNVIDPDALTKSESPKVEAAEAEAASASASQSIWTKIASDKPHTEPENNPATTTRIQFRHPTGRVIRRFTLDDSVRRIYEWLKSEPLEGKGGVEFELKRMPQGQDLTQDLDKTILEAGLKQGTVMIEFIED, from the exons ATGGACGAGGCCATCTCCAACTTCGTCGCCATCACGGCTGCCACCCCAGAGGCCGCTCGGGGCTTCCTGGAGATGACAAACAACAATATCGAACAGGCCATCCAGCTCTTCTTCGAGAGCCCCGACCTCCAGAACAGCTTCAACTCGGCCCCGGCCGCTACATCTTCCACCGCGCCCCCCGTGCCCTCGAGTACCCGGCCGAATGCCGGACGCCAGGACGAACGCGGCGTCATCCACATCGacagcgatgacgacgaagacacCGCCATGACGGtggacgacatggacgaTAACTTTGGCCACGACGACTCCGATATAGCGGCTCATGCCCAGGTCGAGGCTATCGCCCGAAACGcgcaggaggaagaagatgccgccatggccaagaGACTGCAGGAGGAGCTGTATGGAGGTGGTGGcgtcggaggaggcggcggcggtggtggcgtcggcggtggATTCGGTGGTGGCCAGGACGACGTCAGATCGCCCATCGCACGAACCACGGAAACGCTGGTCGGAGGCTATGAAGGCGACGATGGTATGGACCTGGACACCATAATCCGGGCACAGATGAGACAGAGAGAGGCGGCCAGAGCTGCCCGAG GTGGCGCCGCGAATCCCTTCAACCATAACCTGTCGATCTGGGATGACGACGGCCCGACCCCTCCCCAGCAGCCGGCCCAGGCAGCCTCGAACGAAGGGGGCAGCCGCGCGCAGCGACTCGCCGAGCTTTTCCGACCTCCCTACGACATCATGTCCAGGCTAGACTGGGACGAGGCGAGAcaggagggcaaggacgagaagaagtggATCCTGGTCAACCTGCAGGACATGAGCGACTTCAACTGCCAGGCGCTGAACCGGGACATCTGGAAGGACGAGGCGATTCGCCacctgctggaggagagcTTCATCTTCCTGCAGTACGACAGGACCGCCATGGCGGCGCAGCAGTACATCAACTTTTACTTCCACGGGCACGGACACGAGAACCCCGAGAACTACCCGCACGTCGCCATAATCGACCCGCGGACGGGAGAGCAGGTCAAGGTGTGGAGCGGACGGCCGTTCCCGAGCGCGTCCGACTTCCACGCCCAGCTGGCCGAGTTCCTGGACCGCTACAGCCTCGCGGCCAACAGCAAGAACCCCGTCGTGGACCAGGCGGCGCCGCGCCCCAAGACGATCGACGTCGACCGcatgacggaggaggagatgctgGAGATGGCGTTGCAGAACAGCCTCGCGGCGTCCAAcggtggcagcggcagcggcagcggcagcagcagctccaaGCCGACCTCGAACGTCATCGACCCCGATGCGCTTACCAAGTCCGAGTCTCCCAaggtcgaggcggcggaggctgAGGCGGCGTCAGCTTCCGCGTCGCAGAGCATCTGGACCAAGATTGCCAGCGACAAGCCGCACACGGAGCCCGAGAACaacccggcgacgacgacacggaTACAGTTCCGGCACCCGACGGGACGTGTCATCCGGCGGTTCACGctcgacgactcggtgcgaCGGATCTACGAGTGGCTCAAGTCGGAGCCGCTGgagggcaagggcggcgtcgagttTGAGCTGAAGCGCATGCCGCAGGGCCAGGACCTGACGCAGGATCTCGACAAGACGATCCTGGAGGCCGGGCTCAAGCAGGGAACGGTCATGATCGAGTTCATCGAGGACTAG